From Solwaraspora sp. WMMD1047, the proteins below share one genomic window:
- a CDS encoding DegT/DnrJ/EryC1/StrS aminotransferase family protein, protein MIGSHPEQVTTVSDPLPFALPDIGEAEIAAVSDALRSGWLTAGPMVSRFEEAFAAHLGPGVTAVAVNSATAGLHLALEALDVGPGTEVLVPTWTFTATAEVVRHLGADPVLVDVDPVTLNLDLAAAERRITPRTVAVMPVHFAGHAVPSAGLRALAAAHDLAVVEDAAHAFPASCEDGVPVGAGQSAATVFSFYATKTITTGDGGMLVTRDPDLARRARTMRLHGFSRDCFDRYRNDRGSWRYDVVAAGFKYNLTDPAAAMGLVQLGRAETMRRRREWIAARYRAAFADLPLDLPATPAAGQRHAWHLYVVRLRPDAPLRRDGFIQEMSRLGVSCSVHFIPLHLHTYWRDTYRLTEQMFPVASREFARVVSLPIFSTMSDDQVDRVIGTVTKVLG, encoded by the coding sequence TTGATCGGATCCCATCCGGAGCAGGTCACCACCGTCTCCGACCCGCTGCCCTTCGCCCTGCCGGACATCGGCGAGGCGGAGATCGCCGCGGTGAGCGACGCGCTGCGCTCCGGGTGGCTCACCGCCGGCCCGATGGTCTCCCGGTTCGAGGAGGCGTTCGCCGCCCACTTGGGGCCGGGGGTGACCGCGGTCGCCGTCAACTCGGCGACCGCCGGCCTGCACCTGGCCCTGGAGGCCCTCGACGTCGGCCCGGGCACCGAGGTGCTCGTGCCGACCTGGACCTTCACGGCGACGGCCGAGGTCGTCCGGCACCTCGGCGCGGACCCCGTCCTCGTCGACGTCGACCCGGTCACCCTCAACCTTGACCTGGCCGCGGCGGAACGCCGGATCACGCCCCGGACGGTGGCCGTCATGCCGGTGCACTTCGCCGGCCACGCGGTGCCCTCCGCGGGGTTGCGGGCGCTGGCCGCGGCGCACGACCTCGCGGTGGTGGAGGACGCCGCGCACGCCTTCCCGGCCAGCTGCGAAGACGGCGTGCCGGTCGGCGCGGGGCAGAGCGCCGCCACGGTCTTCAGCTTCTACGCCACCAAGACCATCACCACCGGCGACGGCGGCATGCTCGTCACCCGCGACCCGGACCTGGCCCGGCGGGCCCGCACCATGCGCCTGCACGGATTCAGCCGGGACTGCTTCGACAGGTACCGCAACGACCGGGGATCCTGGCGGTACGACGTGGTGGCGGCCGGCTTCAAGTACAACCTCACCGACCCGGCGGCCGCCATGGGGCTGGTCCAGCTCGGTAGGGCGGAGACGATGCGCCGGCGCCGGGAGTGGATCGCGGCCCGCTACCGGGCCGCCTTCGCCGACCTCCCGCTGGACCTGCCCGCGACGCCGGCCGCCGGCCAGCGGCACGCCTGGCATCTCTACGTCGTCCGGCTGCGGCCCGACGCTCCGCTTCGCCGGGACGGGTTCATCCAGGAGATGTCCCGGCTCGGCGTCAGCTGCAGCGTGCACTTCATCCCGCTGCACCTGCACACCTACTGGCGCGACACGTACCGGCTGACCGAGCAGATGTTCCCGGTCGCCAGCCGGGAGTTCGCCCGGGTGGTGAGCCTGCCGATCTTCTCGACCATGAGCGACGACCAGGTGGACCGGGTGATCGGCACCGTGACGAAGGTGCTCGGATGA
- a CDS encoding sugar transferase: MIKRLLDVAGSAAGLLLCAPVLLAIAIAVRLDSRGPVLFRQERVGRHGRPFRIHKFRTMRVAPGPAVTSDTDDRITRVGRFLRASKLDELPQLYDVLRGRMSLVGPRPEVPRYVDHWPPAARDRILTVRPGITDPASIVYRNESAELARAADPEAHYLTVVVPRKVRLYLDYVESASLRGDLGILARTLYAVAHPASDAAAARRELEHAK; encoded by the coding sequence ATGATCAAGCGACTGCTCGACGTGGCCGGATCGGCCGCCGGTCTCCTGCTCTGCGCTCCGGTCCTGCTCGCCATCGCGATCGCGGTCCGGCTGGACAGCCGGGGGCCGGTGCTGTTCCGGCAGGAGCGGGTGGGGCGGCACGGCCGACCGTTCCGGATCCACAAGTTCCGGACCATGCGCGTCGCACCGGGCCCCGCCGTCACCTCCGACACCGACGACCGGATCACCCGGGTCGGTCGTTTCCTGCGCGCCAGCAAACTGGACGAACTTCCCCAGCTGTACGACGTGCTGCGCGGCCGGATGAGCCTGGTCGGCCCGCGGCCGGAGGTGCCTCGCTACGTCGACCACTGGCCCCCCGCCGCGCGGGACCGCATCCTGACCGTCCGGCCGGGCATCACCGATCCGGCCTCGATCGTCTACCGGAACGAGTCGGCCGAACTCGCCCGCGCCGCCGACCCGGAGGCGCACTACCTGACCGTCGTGGTGCCCCGCAAGGTCCGCCTGTACCTGGACTATGTGGAGTCCGCCAGCCTCCGCGGCGACCTGGGCATCCTGGCCCGGACCCTGTACGCGGTGGCACACCCCGCGTCGGACGCGGCCGCCGCCCGCCGGGAACTGGAACACGCGAAGTAG
- a CDS encoding polysaccharide biosynthesis protein has translation MSGATVTITGGTGSFGSTMVERLLSQDVHAVHVLSRDEAKQEAMRRRFCDSRLRLFLGDVRDPASVTESVTGADFVFHAAALKQVPSCEFFPHQAVQTNIVGSRNVIEAAAAAGVRSVVCLSTDKAVYPVNAMGMSKALMEKTAQAFARNHPGSRTTVSITRYGNVMYSRGSVIPAFVEQLRAGVPLTVTEPEMTRFLMSLRESVELVEHAFLHAEPGDLFIRKAPACTIDTLARALAKLLGYGEPQFRLLGMRHGEKLHETLLSREELGKASSQDDYFRVPLDARSLDYDLYYDCGERARTSVQDYSSENTERLDLNQTMRLLSEIPELQELLSGVPA, from the coding sequence ATGTCCGGCGCCACGGTGACGATCACCGGGGGGACGGGCTCCTTCGGCTCGACGATGGTCGAGCGCCTGCTCTCCCAGGATGTGCACGCGGTGCACGTGCTGAGTCGGGACGAGGCCAAACAGGAGGCGATGCGGCGGCGGTTCTGTGACTCCCGGCTGCGGCTCTTCCTCGGCGACGTCCGCGATCCGGCCAGCGTGACCGAATCCGTCACCGGCGCCGACTTCGTGTTCCACGCCGCCGCGCTCAAGCAGGTGCCCTCCTGCGAGTTCTTCCCCCACCAGGCGGTACAGACGAACATCGTCGGAAGCCGGAACGTCATCGAGGCGGCCGCCGCCGCCGGGGTCCGGTCGGTGGTCTGCCTCAGCACCGACAAGGCGGTCTACCCGGTGAACGCCATGGGCATGTCGAAGGCGCTGATGGAGAAGACCGCCCAGGCCTTCGCCCGCAACCACCCGGGCAGCCGGACCACCGTCTCGATCACCCGGTACGGCAACGTGATGTACTCCCGCGGCTCGGTCATCCCGGCCTTCGTGGAGCAGCTGCGCGCCGGGGTGCCGCTGACCGTCACCGAACCGGAGATGACGCGTTTCCTGATGTCGCTGCGGGAGTCGGTCGAGCTCGTCGAGCACGCGTTCCTGCACGCCGAGCCCGGCGACCTGTTCATCCGGAAGGCCCCGGCCTGCACCATCGACACCCTCGCCCGGGCCCTGGCGAAGCTGCTGGGCTACGGCGAACCGCAGTTCCGGCTGCTCGGCATGCGCCACGGCGAGAAGCTGCACGAGACGCTGCTCAGCCGGGAGGAGCTGGGAAAGGCGTCCAGTCAGGACGACTACTTCCGGGTCCCGCTCGACGCCCGGTCCCTCGACTACGACCTCTACTACGACTGCGGTGAACGCGCCCGGACCTCGGTGCAGGACTACTCCTCCGAGAACACCGAGCGGCTCGACCTCAACCAGACCATGCGGCTGCTGAGCGAGATCCCGGAGCTCCAGGAGCTGCTGAGCGGGGTGCCGGCATGA
- a CDS encoding NAD-dependent epimerase/dehydratase family protein codes for MRIVVTGAYGFLGWHLRARLHATTAHQVVAVGRHDGQLDSALRDADVVVHLAGVNRGPETEVEEGNVRLAAAVAGAVRRSPKAPRVIFANSIRVGEDTPYGRGKAQARDLLAAAADQAGSSLADLVLPNLFGEHGRPGYNSFVATFAHAAVDGRTPDVQDRPVRLLHVQHAAQLVIDALDRTESGVLRPAGAATTVAAVWDILREAQRYYARGDIPPLDGPLRLDLFNTLRAASFPHRYPIGLTPHRDHRGGLVECVRSHGGRGQSFVSTSAPGVTRGEHFHLGKVERFLVLRGRARISLRRVLTPEIVTFDVDGETPAAVDMPTGWVHNIRNLGDDELVTFFWTNEPYDPDRPDTYPEPVAPEPMAAEVPR; via the coding sequence ATGAGAATCGTCGTCACCGGCGCGTACGGCTTCCTGGGCTGGCACCTGCGGGCGCGGCTGCACGCCACCACCGCGCACCAGGTCGTCGCCGTCGGCCGGCACGACGGCCAGCTCGACAGCGCCCTGCGCGACGCCGACGTGGTCGTCCACCTGGCCGGCGTCAACCGCGGCCCGGAGACCGAGGTGGAGGAGGGCAACGTCCGGTTGGCCGCCGCCGTCGCCGGCGCGGTGCGGCGCAGCCCGAAGGCCCCCCGGGTGATCTTCGCCAACTCGATCCGGGTCGGCGAGGACACCCCGTACGGGCGGGGCAAGGCGCAGGCCCGGGACCTGCTCGCGGCCGCCGCCGACCAGGCCGGGTCGAGCCTGGCGGACCTGGTCCTGCCCAACCTCTTCGGCGAACACGGCCGGCCCGGCTACAACTCCTTCGTCGCCACCTTCGCCCACGCCGCGGTGGACGGCCGCACCCCGGATGTTCAGGACCGTCCGGTCCGGCTGCTGCACGTCCAGCACGCCGCCCAACTCGTCATCGACGCCCTCGACCGCACCGAGAGCGGGGTGCTCCGGCCGGCCGGCGCGGCCACCACCGTGGCCGCGGTCTGGGACATCCTGCGCGAGGCGCAGCGGTACTACGCGCGCGGTGACATCCCCCCGCTGGACGGCCCGCTCCGGCTCGACCTCTTCAACACGCTGCGGGCGGCGTCCTTCCCCCACCGGTATCCGATCGGACTCACCCCGCACCGCGACCACCGGGGCGGGCTGGTCGAATGCGTACGCTCCCACGGCGGCCGGGGCCAGAGCTTCGTCTCCACCTCGGCGCCGGGGGTGACCCGGGGCGAGCACTTCCACCTCGGCAAGGTGGAACGGTTCCTGGTGCTGCGCGGGCGTGCCCGGATCTCGCTGCGGCGGGTGCTCACGCCGGAGATCGTCACCTTCGACGTCGACGGGGAGACACCGGCCGCCGTGGACATGCCGACCGGCTGGGTGCACAACATCCGCAACCTGGGCGACGACGAGCTGGTGACCTTCTTCTGGACCAACGAGCCGTACGACCCCGACCGGCCGGACACGTACCCCGAGCCGGTCGCCCCGGAACCGATGGCCGCGGAGGTGCCGCGGTGA
- the wecB gene encoding UDP-N-acetylglucosamine 2-epimerase (non-hydrolyzing): MTVVGTRPEIIRLSRVIARLDEEVEHRLVHTGQNWDPQLSDVFFKELELRPPDHWLDVPVTSLGAVLGGVLARVEPVLLDERPDAVLVLGDTNSCLAAVMAKRLGIPVFHMEAGNRCFDENVPEETNRRIIDHIADFNLCYTEHARRNLLAEGLPARRVFVTGSPMAEVLTAYDDRIVRSDVLDRLGLTPRGYFLVSMHREENVDDPARLEVLVRALDELAARHRTRVVASTHPRLRKRLAGLGPSGAGRIEFLEPFGFLDYNKLQRQARCVLSDSGTISEESAISGFPAVTIRDAMERPEALDSGSIVLAGVTAEAIGRCVDLVTAQWESGVRPTVPVDYQVPDCSIRVSRIIHGLAGLHHRWSGLRPKRWHRTEG; the protein is encoded by the coding sequence ATGACCGTCGTCGGCACCCGTCCCGAGATCATCCGACTCTCCCGGGTGATCGCCCGGCTGGACGAGGAGGTGGAGCACCGGCTGGTGCACACCGGCCAGAACTGGGACCCGCAGCTCAGCGACGTGTTCTTCAAGGAGCTCGAACTGCGGCCGCCGGACCACTGGCTCGACGTGCCGGTGACCTCCCTCGGCGCCGTCCTCGGCGGGGTCCTCGCCCGGGTGGAGCCGGTCCTGCTCGACGAACGCCCGGACGCCGTCCTGGTGCTCGGCGACACGAACAGCTGCCTGGCCGCCGTCATGGCGAAGCGGCTGGGCATCCCGGTCTTCCACATGGAGGCCGGCAACCGGTGCTTCGACGAGAACGTCCCCGAGGAGACCAACCGCCGGATCATCGACCACATCGCGGACTTCAACCTCTGCTACACCGAGCACGCCCGCCGGAACCTGCTGGCGGAGGGGCTGCCGGCCCGCCGGGTCTTCGTCACCGGTTCGCCGATGGCCGAGGTGCTCACCGCGTACGACGATCGGATCGTCCGGTCCGACGTGCTGGACCGGCTGGGTCTGACGCCGCGCGGCTACTTCCTCGTCTCGATGCACCGGGAGGAGAACGTCGACGACCCGGCGCGGCTGGAGGTGCTGGTGCGGGCGCTCGACGAGCTCGCGGCGCGGCACCGGACCCGGGTGGTGGCGAGCACCCACCCGCGGCTGCGCAAGCGGCTCGCCGGCCTGGGCCCGAGCGGCGCCGGCCGGATCGAGTTCCTGGAACCGTTCGGCTTTCTCGACTACAACAAGCTCCAGCGCCAGGCCCGGTGCGTGCTGTCGGACAGCGGCACGATAAGTGAGGAGTCGGCCATCTCCGGCTTCCCGGCGGTGACCATCCGCGACGCGATGGAACGGCCGGAGGCCCTCGACAGTGGATCCATCGTCCTGGCCGGCGTCACCGCCGAGGCGATCGGACGCTGCGTCGACCTGGTCACCGCCCAGTGGGAGTCCGGGGTACGGCCCACGGTCCCGGTGGACTACCAGGTGCCGGACTGCTCGATCCGGGTCAGCCGGATCATCCACGGGCTCGCCGGGCTGCACCACCGTTGGTCGGGTCTGCGCCCGAAGCGCTGGCACCGGACGGAGGGCTGA